In uncultured Methanobrevibacter sp., the following proteins share a genomic window:
- the trpA gene encoding tryptophan synthase subunit alpha yields MSDKKDIKIADAFKDGKAFIGFLTAGDPTIEKTVEYVLAMEEAGCDLVEIGIPFSDPVAEGPVIQEANIRALSNNTNTDDVFEAIRQIREKSDVPLVFLTYINPVFYYGYDKFFKRCQELNVCGIISPDLPYDEKDEILEVTQKYCIDIISLIAPTSKERIQMIAREASGFIYVVSSLGVTGMRSEIRTDLKSILKDIKEVTDVPAAVGFGINTPEQAENIAKVADGVIVGSAIVNIIAEHGENAKEPLVNYVKSMKDAIS; encoded by the coding sequence ATGAGTGATAAGAAAGATATAAAGATTGCTGATGCATTCAAGGATGGAAAGGCTTTCATAGGATTCTTGACTGCAGGAGACCCTACAATTGAAAAGACTGTGGAATATGTATTGGCTATGGAAGAGGCAGGATGTGACTTGGTCGAGATAGGAATTCCATTTTCAGATCCTGTAGCTGAGGGGCCTGTCATTCAGGAGGCAAATATAAGAGCGCTTTCAAACAATACAAACACTGATGATGTTTTTGAGGCAATCCGTCAAATTAGGGAAAAGTCAGATGTTCCTTTGGTGTTCTTGACTTATATCAATCCAGTATTCTACTATGGCTATGACAAGTTCTTCAAGAGATGTCAGGAATTGAATGTTTGTGGAATCATTTCACCAGACCTTCCATATGATGAAAAGGATGAGATTCTTGAAGTGACTCAAAAGTATTGCATTGATATAATCAGCTTGATTGCACCTACTTCAAAAGAACGTATTCAAATGATTGCAAGGGAAGCAAGCGGTTTCATTTACGTTGTTTCATCATTAGGGGTCACAGGAATGAGAAGTGAGATTAGAACTGATTTAAAATCCATTTTAAAAGATATTAAGGAAGTTACTGATGTTCCAGCAGCAGTTGGTTTTGGTATCAATACTCCGGAACAGGCAGAAAATATTGCAAAAGTGGCTGATGGTGTTATTGTAGGAAGTGCAATTGTTAATATTATTGCAGAGCATGGAGAAAATGCAAAAGAGCCACTTGTAAATTATGTCAAATCTATGAAAGATGCTATTTCCTAA